TCCGATCTGTCTTTTTCTCCAATCCGCTCTTCAGACACAACACAAAGGGTTTCCAATTCGGATCTGTACTTTAGCCATGGATACTCGTAAGAGAGCTGGCTCATTCAACTCCAATGGCGGCGGCGGAGGATTCAAGAAGTCTAAGCAAGGTTAggctctttctctctttctcaataTCTTCCGTTTTGTTTGAGAAACTGTTTAGCTTATATTATAAACtctgttttaattattattataccaAATCCTTACAGTTAAATTTGAGATCTTTATTTGCTGGATGAAtaactctcttttgtttttgtgtgaATTGGATTTTGTCTAGTGATGATTTGTTCAATTTGAGTACCGTACTACTATTATTGAGCAAAAaagtagctttttttttttggtaaagctAGTAATGAGATTTACTAAGACGCAAGTTTAAGTCTTTTTCTTTGGTTCTCACTTATGTGGCTAATTAGCTAGATTTTACATCTTAAACTGCTTGCCGTTTTTCTGTCTGATGcacaatttaaatttattgttcaGTTGAGTAACACCCACaagcttatgttttttttcgaAGTTACTTTAGTTCCAGTTTTGCTTTTAGTAAACCATGTTCAGTTGAGTAAGACAGCCCATGTCTTTTCCTTTGTCGGATTGATGTGTCCTGAAAATTTACAGAATTTATCATGCAGCTTTAATTTTTAAGTCTCAAGTTTCATATGGATGAAAAGTATGAATGGTGTCATATTATTGAACTTGAGAAAACTCTTAACTAAAGAATAAAAACACACTTAAATGTTTGGAACAGAGATGGAATCATATTCAACTGGTTTAGGCAGCAAATCCAAGCCTTGCACTAAATTTTTCaggttataaatttataatcctttttttttcttaactggATTAATATTGAAAATTGTTAATTGTCAAATTAACAAGTAAAACTGTATGCTAATGAAGTGGTTAATTGTTATTACAGGTACGTATAAATCATTCATCCtaaacaagttaaaaaaaaaagtttcaataaGAGATAAGTGCATCTGGATTATAATTTTAGAAACGTTCAACTCAATTTGGTGATCATAACGTTCAAAATCAAACTATAACTTGTTTAGAAAATTGCTATAATTTTCTGTTTGGTGGTAAGGTGTTAGTGATGTTGTGTTTGTAACATGGTCATACATCGTCAGGTAAGTTTATTACATTACTGGTGGTGACAAATTGGTTCCTTGTGTATAGCAATTGATACTTCCTCTGTATTTTAACCGTTTGTTCTCTTGTGTCATCTCAAGGTGATTGGTTTTTAACTCTCTGATGTATTATGCCTTTATTGCAGCACTTCTGGCTGTCCTTTTGGAGATAACTGCCACTTCTTGCACTACGTTCCCGGAGGATACAATGCTGTAGCACAGCTGACAAACATGGCACTACCCATGCCTCAAGCTTCCAGAAACATGCAAGGACCTGGTGGTGTTGGAGGAGGGAGATTCGCAGGGAGAGGAGGAGAGTCTGGACCTGGCCATGTCTCTAGCTTCGGTGCATCAGCCACTGCGAAGATCAGCGTGGACGCTTCTTTGGCCGGGGCCATCATTGGGAAAGGAGGAGTCAGTTCGAAGCAGATATGTCGTCAGACGGGGGCGAAGCTGTCGATTCAAGATCACGAGAGGGATCCGAACCTGAAGAACATTGAGCTTGAAGGGACGTTTGAGCAGATAAACGAAGCGAGTGTGATGGTTAGGGAGCTGATTGGGAGGCTTAACTCTGCAGCTAGTAGGAGACCAcctggcggtggtggtggtgggatTGGTGGTGGGGTTGGTTCAGAAGGGAAACCGCATCCAGGGAGCAACTTCAAGACGAAGATGTGTGAGAGGTTCGCGAAAGGGAACTGTACGTTTGGGGATAGATGTCACTTTGCGCACGGGGAAGCAGAGCTGCGCAGGTCAGGAGTTGCCTAAGTTGCTGTTGGTGGAGTTTGAtgtcttttcttttgtgtgtgGTGGTGATCTCTAATATCAtccatcttcttcatctattttgcttttgttttatGAAAATACAATGTTAGTTTCATTGTCTTTGTAAGTTTTCTTTCTCTCTGTGTGGTGATTCTtagaatatagttttttttttctgttaaattGAGTTTGAATTGATGAGAGGCCTGGTGGATGATGATTGACAAACGGTGGTTAGGATTTGTACGGTGCCTTTATTTTTTTACAGTCATGCTTGCTCTGGTTTGTCTGTTGTGCGTGAGTCAGACACATCATCTTTGATACcgaaaaacattttataaaacccGTCACTGATAGTAACAACCAGCTGAATAAATATAACATTCCTAATGGTGGGTGTGTgatcttaaataaaaaaattttgaaagaaaagTGTGTTGTTGTTAGAGGTAATGCTTAGACAAATCAAACTCTAATCATCTTCTAAGTCTAGTATAATACAAGAGATCTCAATCTAATCAATTACTAGTTTCTTTTCGTCTGCCAACAAATTTGATTATTATAGTATCAAAGATGATTACACATACATAACAAATtgtaataagaaaaagaaaagagagagaaatccTCACGTGAGCATCACCACAATTTGTCTGTTAGATATTTTTGTAAGTTCTTGTTTGTTCACATGGGCTAAAGGGAGAAGAAGCCAAACACGATACTCCATTTTCCACTTTCAGCAACCTTTTTTATTTCCCGACACCAGTATTTTTGTGACTTGTGGAGTCGCCACGCCAAGGACGTTGCTTCATTAAATGAAAGGCATCATCAACTACCATCTACTTCTACTTCTTCTGCTTATTCTTGATTATTACGACCGACGAATTATTAATCAATATATGAATAGTTGGGCGTCTTATCACCACTTTATCAAGTTGTTTCTAATCTCATATTAAGAAACGATACATGATTGACTTACGTAGAGAAAAACTGGTTCAAACAAGTACCGCATGTGTTATTGCGTTCCAAAGTGATTAAGTAAATAACATGATACGACCATTTTTTATTACATTACATAGGTAACCAAGATAACGTGGAcgagaaaaagagagaatgtCGTAGTAATATCACCTTTTCATCACTGTAACTTTTACATTTTGGTAAATTCTAAACTAATGGTCGTTCGTTGGCCCAGTTGAAAATAAGAGAAAAGAGGGGCCCAGTtgaaaaaagaagagatgtcATTCAAATGCCTTCCTCTCTCATCAATTTAAAAACGGCCCTGCCTATTGCCACTCCCATCTGACCAGACAAACTACAACAGATTGAGAAAGTGCCGAGACaagtgagagaaagagaagaaagatagaTTCTTTGGAGGAGCTTCATTGTAGGGTTCATCGTTATTAACGTAAAATCTCTCCCCCCACCCTACGTCAGCAGCTTTCaaggtcttcttcttcttcttctcattttcctcttatttttatgaatttctGGTATGTGTTTATCTCGTCGCGTCCATCTCTCTAGTATTTGGAATTTCAATCGATAAATCTACTAATCTTATTGCATTCAACTATAAATCTGCTTCTCTGTTTCCATTTGACAAATCTTATCATGTTCCTTTCATCTCACACATTAATAATGATTACTGTCTATCGTCTCGCATATGCACCCATGTTTCTTCTCAATTATGATTAGTGCCTTCTTCACTATCTATTTAGAACTCTCTTTATTCCATAGGTTGGTTAGAAAAATCACCTATTGTTGAATCTTTTGATTGACTTGACCGATTCCTATTGGTTCTTGGTACTGTATATAAATACTTAATAAATGGAAGAACGTTTCATTGACTTATAATAAGCTCATCAACTTTGTACAAATAAAACGGATGATTTAAATTAGGTAGGTACTTCAGGGTTCAGATGCTCTTTCATAGATTCAAATGCATAAAGAGTTTGCATGTACAAATTtgattaaagataaaaaaaaaaaaaaaaagtctcccTGTCTCCATAACATTaactttcttttcctttttttttttttggttttctctaCAGAAACAAACATGGGCGCAGGTGGAAGAATGCAAGTCTCTCCTCCCTCCAGCTCCCCCGGAACCAACACCCTCAAACGCGTCCCCTGCGAGACACCACCATTCACTCTCGGAGACCTCAAGAAAGCAATCCCACCTCACTGCTTCAAACGCTCCATCCCACGCTCCTTCTCCTCTTCGACATCATCATCTCCTCCTCGGCTCCTCCCTCTACCACCTCTCCACAGCCTACTTCCCTCTCCCTTACCTCGCCTGACCCCTCTACTGGGCCTGCCAAGGCTGCGTCCTAACGGGCCTCTGGGTCATAGCCCACGAGTGCGGCCACCACGCCTTCAGCGACCACCAGTGGCTGGACGACGCCGTCGGCCTCGTCTTCCACTCCTTCCTCCTCGTCCCGTACTTCTCCTGGAAGTACATCCATGACGCCACCATTCCAACACCGGATCCCTCGATAGGGACGAAGTGTTCGTCCCCAAGAAGAAATCCGACATCAAGTGGTACGGCAAGTACCTCAACAACCCGCTAGGACGCACGGTGATGCTAACCGTCCAGTTCAAGCTCGGCTGGCCGTTGTACTTAGCCTTCAACGTCTCGGGAAGACCTTACAGCGACGGTTTCGCTTGCCATTTCCACCCGAACGCTCCCATCTACAACGACCGCGAGCGTCTCCAGATATACATCTCTGACGCTGGCGTCCTCTCCGTATGTTACGGTCTCTACCGTTACGCTGCTTCGCGAGGAGTAGCCTCTGTGGTCTGTGTCTACGGAGTTCCGCTTCTAATTGTCAACTGTTTCCTCGTCTTGATCACTTACTTGCAGCACACGCACCCTTCGCTGCCTCACTATGATTCTTCCGAGTGGGATTGGTTGAGAGGAGCTTTGGCTACTGTGGATAGAGACTATGGAATCTTGAACAAGGTGTTCCATAACATCACGGACACGCACGTGGCGCATCATCTGTTCTCGACGATGCCGCATTATAACGCGATGGAAGCGACCAAGGCGATAAAGCCGATACTTTGGAGAGTATTACCAGTTTGATGGAACGCCGGCGGTTAAGGCGATGTGGAGGGAGGCGAAGGAGTGTATCTATGTTGAACCGGATAGGCAAGGTGAGAAGAAAGGTGTGTTCTGGTACAACAATAAGttatgaggatgatgatgatgatgatgatagtgGAAGGACAGAGTTAAAAGATGTTGTCGACTTTTCTCTTGGTCTGGTTTAGTCTTTGTTCTAATTAGAAactatgtattttttttggtaggcTGCAGGCCTACTttttattcaaatcaaaaacaaaacaactaCAGGCAAATTTGTCGAGTTCTGGACACTCCGTTACAATCTTCTAACAAAACTGAAGCAACATGCTCTGGAGCCGACTCAAAATAATGTAAACCAAACGGTAAAGAAAACGCATAGTTAGCTAATCCATCTGCTAGACAATTAGCCTCCCTATACACGTGAGAAATTTTGACTATCCAGTCTCTTGAAATGAAGTCATAGCACAAACGTACTAGGAAGGATATGGGATGAGAATCATGAATCCCTGTCTGAAGAAAACCCGCCACACTCTCTGAATCAACTTCCACCTCTAGCCTCCGAATACCACAATCTCATGCTATGCACAGTCCATAGTAAACACCCCACAGTTCTGCCAACGGAGCCAAACAAATACCTATATTAATCGCAAAACCTCCTTTCCACATTCCAAATTCGTCTCGCACAGCTCCTCCCGCTGTGGCCAGTCCAGGGTTACCCCTAGATGCTCCATCAATGTTCAATTTAAGCCAGCCATTAACGGGTCGCTGCCATGCGATTTGCTTCTCCACCCGGCCCCTAGCACAAGAACGATCTCGCAAATGCTTATTTGCTTCCAACACTTCTCTGGACTTTTCTTTAACAAACTGCACTCTGTCTCGACATGTCCTTGTTTCACCAAATACATAGCCACATCACCATTTCCAGCACCACCACACAGTGAAGGCAAAAAGTGTTGGCCATTGGTCTCCATTACCCGGCTTGTCCCTCCCCAGATTCTCGTAGAGCCATTGCAATAGAGGTAAGCTAAAGAAATGCTGTTGTCTACTCGGAATCATGATTTTCACCCATATTCCAACTGCTGCCTGACAGTCTCGAAGAACATGGAGAATGGTTTCGTCTCCATCTCTACACAACGGGCACACAACATTATCACTCAAATGTCTACGCTTCCGTTCCATGTTCGTCATGATAACCTGATGTGTTACCAACCATAAGAAGACTCGGACTCGTTCTGGAGCAACTAGACACCACACCAGGCTGTATAGGGATTCCATGTTTGGTCTCAGTACTTCATCTCTAGTCAGTAAGGCATACGCATATTTAACAGAAAACAATCCATCTTTGCTCTCTTCCCACGACATTCTATCTCGGACTCCAGTAACATCATCAATCACTACTTCAGCTAGTCTTAACTGATTCTATACTGACATATACGGCTCAATAGCTTGAAGTAGCCAACTGGTTCCATTCTGCCATAAGTCTCGGGCCCTTGCTTCTAAGATCGGCTCTGGGATATGCACCATACTTGATTCGTATAGGGGCTCGTTCAACAACCAATTGTCTTTCCAGAAACGAACCCGGCGGCCGTCCCCCAAGATCCAACACGTTCCCAGAATAACAACTTCTCTGATACCCACCACTAGGCTTCTCCAAGTCGGTGACCAGGTCCCCTGGACTATCAACCATGTTGGGTCATATAGCTCCCCACTCGGAACTTTTTCCGCAGCACCTTGACCCATAGAGTATCATATGTATTCAGCAATCTCCATCTAAGTTTTGCTAATAAAGCAACATTCATTTCCTTTTCCAACCTTATACCAAGCCCCCCTTCTCTTTTAGGTTTGCAAATTTTATCCCAAGAAACCAAATGCTGCTTTCTGTTACCTTCGCTACTGCCCCAGATAAAAGCTCGAGCAATCTTATCCAGTTGGTTTAGAGTTGACGCCGGCAGAGCTATAGTACTCATCGTGTGGACTGGGATAGATGAGAGAACAGATTTGGTGAGAGTGATTCTTCCCGCCAAACTCAAGAATCTCTTCTTCCATCCAGCAAGTTTTGAGGAAACCTTCTCAATCACTTCTCCAAAAGTCTCCTTATTAATCCTCTTTTGCAGGATCGGCATACCCAGGTATTTTCCCAACTCCTTAGTTCCTTTAATGCCACTCTCATTGCTTATTAAGTTCACTAGGTCCCGATGAACATTCTCAGAGAAGAAGATAACAGATTTCTCCAGATTAACTTTCTGCCGAGAAGCTCCACAAAACCACTCAAGTACCCTGCGTATTACACGAATTTGCGATAGTGAGGCCTCAACAAACAAAATTAGATCATCCATGAAACAAACATGTGATAGAGCCGGTCCACCTCTAGATAATCTGATCGGCTTCCACTCCTTGTTTGCCACCGAAAATTCAATTTGGTGACATAGTCTCTCCATGCATAGCACAAATAGGTACGGGGACAGAGGATCACCCTGTCGAAGTCCACGTTGAGGCGTAAACGCCTATGTTCTCTCTCCATTCCAATAGACTCATTCCCGGATTTGTGACACATTCCATAATCCATTTAATCCAACTCCGTGGTAGCTTTGCTGCATAGAGTGTATCCTCTAAGAAGTCCCACCTGATTCTATCATAAGCTTTCTCGAGGTCTAGTTTAAGGAGCATCCGTCCTCTTCGTCCTTTCTTCCTTCTCATTGAGTGAACCGCTTCTTGAACAATAACAATATTATCAGAATTGAGTCGACCAAGGATAAAACTTGCTTGCGCTGGGCCTATGAGCTTCAGCATTagtttcttcagtctcaacaccaTGGCCTTTGTTATGATCTTGAAAAGAACATTACATAGACTTATAGGCCGGAACTGCATTATTCTTTCAGGTTTAAGAACCTTCGGTATGAGGACTAACATTGCATCATTCGTGCCTTCCGGTAGAACTCCCGATTCAAAGAACTCCAACCCGAACCTAGTTACCGACTCCCCCACCACATCCCATGAATCTTGATAGAAAACAGGTTGAAAGCCATCTGGCCCAGGGGACTTATATTTCCACATAGATCGAACAGAAGTCTCGATATCTAGTTTCGAGAAAGGTTCATTCAAAATCTCCAGCTCGGTAAAGCCTTGCGGGGGGAGCTTTTCCGTGTCTAGGTTGAGGTCCTCGGTTGAATACAGTCTCTTGTAATAGTTTATTGCTAGCTTCTCCAGCTCTTCCGACTGATCTATCCAACGGCCATCGTCGTCTTTCAGCATCTCAATCCTATTTCTCTTCCGCCTCACTATAGTACTCGTATGATAATAGTTCGTATTCCTGTCTCCAAGAACTATCCATTTTTCCCGAGACTTCTGATACCATAATACTTCCTCTTGTTCTAGGACCACATCAAGCTCCTTCTGAAGCACCCCCTCCCTCGACAGTAGATCATCATTCGGATTCCTTTCCAACTGCTCCTGAATACCCTTGATCTCACCGAGAAGTTTTTCTTTACGTTGAATCACATTTCCAAAAATCTCTTTATTCCATTTTTTAAGTTTCAGTTGTAGAGATACCAATGCATCAGGAGTACGCATTTGACCATTCCAGGAAGCCAATAACAGCTCTTTAAATCCTTCATGCTTCAGCCACGCTGCCTCAAATCTAAACGGTCTCCTCCTTGGGTTACTTCTCTGCTCAGGTTTTAGTTGCATATAGAGTGGTGCATGATCAGACGCTAGGAACGGAAGGTGGGACACCACCGCCTCCTGCCATCTAACCCGCGCCTGTGCATTACATAAAACCCTGTCCAAATGCTTCGCCACAAAGTTCCGCGTCTCTTTTCCTCGTTTCCATGTAAATGTATTGCCTTTAAAACCCATATCCACCAAGGCAATCTCATTAATCCATTCCCCAAAGTCCAGAGAG
The Brassica napus cultivar Da-Ae chromosome A1, Da-Ae, whole genome shotgun sequence DNA segment above includes these coding regions:
- the LOC106351432 gene encoding zinc finger CCCH domain-containing protein 36; protein product: MDTRKRAGSFNSNGGGGGFKKSKQEMESYSTGLGSKSKPCTKFFSTSGCPFGDNCHFLHYVPGGYNAVAQLTNMALPMPQASRNMQGPGGVGGGRFAGRGGESGPGHVSSFGASATAKISVDASLAGAIIGKGGVSSKQICRQTGAKLSIQDHERDPNLKNIELEGTFEQINEASVMVRELIGRLNSAASRRPPGGGGGGIGGGVGSEGKPHPGSNFKTKMCERFAKGNCTFGDRCHFAHGEAELRRSGVA